The following proteins come from a genomic window of Terriglobales bacterium:
- a CDS encoding arylamine N-acetyltransferase, producing EPQERIDYEVANWFTSTYESSVFRHSLTAQRVRPDERVTLRNRDLTVISANGGELQQVNSAAEARRIMSQRVGLDLPADIVLPESIFE from the coding sequence GAACCGCAAGAGCGGATTGATTACGAGGTCGCGAACTGGTTCACCTCCACTTACGAATCGTCGGTGTTTCGCCATTCCTTGACGGCGCAGCGTGTGCGCCCGGACGAGCGGGTAACACTGCGTAATCGCGACCTTACGGTTATCAGTGCAAATGGTGGGGAGCTTCAGCAGGTCAACTCCGCCGCCGAGGCGCGCCGGATCATGTCGCAAAGGGTCGGACTCGATCTTCCGGCCGACATCGTTCTTCCCGAATCCATCTTCGAGTGA
- a CDS encoding NAD(P)-dependent oxidoreductase produces the protein MKAAFLGLGSMGRGMARNLLKAGHEVVVFNRTRSKADELGKEGAKVAPSPAAIGADIAITMVADDAALEQIAFGPEGLVANLPKGAIHISMSTISAALSKRLTQMHREHGQVLVAAPVFGRPEAAEAAKLFIVAAGPAAAVERCRPLFDAMGQKTFTVGEEPVMANVTKLAGNFMIASVIECLGEAFSLGRKYGLAADSMLDVFTNSLFAAPVYRTYGGIIAQQKWEPAGFRLRLGLKDVRLALAAADAEAVPMPVASFIHDSFLSAVARGMGEQDWAALARLAAERAGLD, from the coding sequence ATGAAGGCAGCATTTCTGGGCTTGGGCAGCATGGGACGAGGCATGGCGCGCAACCTGCTGAAGGCCGGCCATGAAGTGGTGGTTTTCAATCGCACCCGCTCCAAGGCGGATGAACTCGGGAAAGAGGGAGCGAAGGTCGCCCCGAGTCCCGCCGCCATCGGCGCCGACATTGCCATCACGATGGTCGCCGACGATGCCGCCCTGGAGCAGATCGCCTTCGGTCCGGAAGGGCTGGTTGCCAATCTACCCAAAGGCGCAATCCATATTTCCATGAGCACGATTAGCGCGGCGCTGTCGAAGCGGCTGACGCAAATGCATCGCGAGCACGGCCAGGTCCTGGTTGCAGCGCCGGTCTTTGGGCGGCCTGAAGCCGCCGAAGCGGCCAAGCTGTTCATCGTGGCCGCCGGTCCAGCCGCGGCGGTCGAGCGCTGCCGTCCACTCTTTGACGCCATGGGTCAGAAAACTTTTACCGTCGGCGAAGAGCCGGTAATGGCGAACGTTACCAAGCTCGCCGGAAATTTCATGATTGCATCGGTGATCGAGTGCCTGGGGGAAGCGTTCTCGCTCGGGCGCAAGTACGGCCTCGCCGCTGATAGCATGCTCGACGTCTTCACCAACTCGCTGTTTGCCGCACCGGTCTACCGGACTTACGGCGGCATCATTGCGCAGCAGAAGTGGGAGCCGGCTGGATTTCGCCTGCGGCTTGGGTTGAAAGATGTCCGCCTGGCACTGGCTGCCGCCGATGCAGAAGCCGTTCCCATGCCGGTTGCCAGCTTCATTCACGACAGCTTTCTCTCCGCCGTGGCTCGCGGCATGGGCGAGCAGGACTGGGCTGCGCTGGCCAGGCTTGCTGCCGAACGAGCAGGACTGGATTGA